ATGGAATGTCGCGTCTTCAACAACATTcttcaaaatcaaatatatatttttttgttgttgttggcgGGTTGTTTTGTACAGTCGAGTCTCGTTTTTTCGAACTCGATGGAAACGTCGCGAACTACGAAGATTCGAGATATTGTGgtggaaatataaaatataagatTCACCAAAGATAGCCTCTTTATTGTATCCATAGTATTTTCATCAATTGAATTCAAAACAGTAGTCCCCAGTTTCTAATGTCTTAAAACCTCGCTGCTCTAAAATACCCCGAATCTTTCAAGAAATTCGAAACTAGAGCATAAATTGTAATAATGGTAGTTAATAAGTAATTGAGATATTTCATCACATCTTTATCTATTCATAATCGGGTCAGCTTAATAATACCGGTATAATTACTGAATTCTCAACCATTGATATTGATGGCCTGTGGGAGAATGTTAGTCACGTGAATTAGAACAATTGACGCCATGaggtttaattaaataaagggATAGATGAATTAGTACAACTAATCGTGCTTTATCAATTTCTGATACTGTTCAATGTTTATAACTTACTGAACATTACTATTACACGTCGAAAAGTCCGATGTTGCAACATATTGGAACGATGGTGGTGGAAATGGGAAAATAACATCGTAATCAACAAAAGATGGATGATGTTTCCAATAATCAATTGTAATGGCACACAACGAGGATGGTTCAATTATAGATTGTGAAATCAACAGAAGTCTCCGCATTCTGTGTAACTGTTGTTTCAACATTTCCAGCATAATGAGAAGCCTACGTGATAGCGATCGTATTCTATTGCATGCTCGCCAAGATATTGCTAgtgttcataaaatcaaaagtaatgcaatttattttacGATTTGTCTGCTTTGATGCACAAAACGTGTTCGGCAGCTACTGATAAACAGTGAACTGTACAGAATTTACTCCCGACTTTTACGTCAGATAATCACCTGGATATGAAGAAAACGGAAAAGTAATTAATTGCCTACATTAATCAGGAAATTCATTCACATACTTAACTCGACATCGATTTTTGTTTTCTTGCCTTCGTAGCTACTCAAACACGTGAAAAAAGTacgtttttgtttatttggtacaattaacaaattatttcaaaactgGAACGTCAGTTACGTAAATTCCACGTGTAGATCTTGGTCCATATACACGTGTAAACTGTTATCAGGTTTATTGTTTACTAACCAAACACGGTCAAATCCCCAATTTAATAGAAGTCAACAATTAAATCTCgtacaattgatttgcaataaaaTTGCACGTCAAGCTTTTTTACTCGAGCTGCGCGAACATGTGCAAGCAatattgtgacgtcacagagGGTTTGACGTACGCGtcaagaagattttcaaaacaaCCTAGAAGAACACCATAAAGATGGCATCAAATTTGGAACAAATGTCTTTTCTGAAGAGACCACCGTTTCCCGGACGAATGGTGAAACCTCGCTTGAAATCCAGAGTAATCCCTTCTATGACTGAACTGCaggtaaaaaattatcttattcAAAACCCAAAAGTCTTCGAACAATTTGTGTTGGAGTCTGTTCCTGAATCGAAATTGGAAGACTTGTTAAAAGTCAAACGAGAGCGTCCAAGGAAACCATCCATTGGCGAGCACCCTATCGCTTTGCAGTCTCTTTATCTAAGGAACAGTGTTATTGAAATAGCAGAAGTCTTAACGAACAGTTACGACGATGAGGAACAACAGAGACGCATGGAAGAAACGGCACACGTTCTGGGACGCGCCGTGGACGCTAACGATATGGCGTTCTACGTGCCGACACACAACGAAACCATGTTGTCTCTTTATCAACACGGGGAGTTGGTTCCGTGTGGTCCTGTGGGGAAGAATCTTACCGTGGCTGCTTATGCTGTGTCCGAGAGGAAAACCATATTGGTGAAGGATTTGGAAATGGACTCCAGGTATCGTATCTATTCAAATTGCTCATgtcagttttattttctgataaaTAAAGCCTTTTTTTATAATACGGACAATTTAGTAAAGATGAAACTTCAAGTCTTATGTATTGGTTGCATTTTAGGTATTTATAACGTATACAGTGTACATATattcacaaatatttttttcttaatcagCTCACATTATGTGAgaataattcattaatttttaccaTAGATTTATTAACCATTTTCACATGCATGtacaaagaaatgaaaaacgaagATAATTGGAAAttgaacagaaaatatttattttgctaCATGTTGTATTTTACTCTACTGAAAGTGCAAATATCTTTGTTTGCTTACTGAGTTGAGATCTGATGGTattgataaatgaataaatataaatttcattttttgtcaaaACCGTGGTTCTTTTATGGGTGTATTCAGTGGTGCGAGACAACAAAGCTAATTTGCTTTTACTCTGCCTCAATATCAAAATGCATcataaatgaaatgtaaatttgaatgaatatttGACGAAATATATCGCGAGTGATAATGTTTGATCATAGagggaaaaaaaaacctctcaTCCAAAAGTAAGACATTACCTTTCTAGCAAGCTTATCTATGTATATATACGAAACACGTTATTGATagattattgaaatatatatactcAGCAAATGCTATACATGATCGAGAAACTGTTTAGTGCCTTTAAAAACCCCACCCAGttcatgaaattgaaaaaaaaatagagacaTTAAAACCAAGCTATATAATCATTTCCACGAATGTAATTCATTTGAGATCATATAGTATAATCGAGCACACTTTACTGTAATGCGGTTCGCGTGgatatgtttttatttgttgttaaCTAATGTACAATTCattaatgtaatacatttaaCATGTGTTATTAATCGGacgaaaaaataaataaaatgagtaaTTTATAAGCAATTTTTACCGTAAAATAAGGATAAGCGAGTCAATTTCATAGGGATGAACAAATTAAGACACAATTAAGACATCAAGGTCAGGGTCTAAGTCTACGAAATGGAGCAAAGTCTAGTGCACATGTTAGTAATTTTAATTACTCCtaatttaaaaatcttgaacATCTTTTTATTGTGAAAGTCATAGGAAAGGTCAAAGAAGCGAAGTCTTTGTAGTCGTAGAATTAAGGTCAAGGTAAAAAAAGAGTATATATTGCTTTCATCTAATTTCATCTATTTCATcgtaatattttgatttaaagattcttaaaaaattctttgaaacaCAAAGTGTGACGGACGAACACAGAAATCCTGATAGACGGAACGTCCGATAATACTATATGCCCCGAACATTCACATAGCGGGAGCTGCTTCTTATATATAGTTctaaccatataatttattttatgaaattttgttaAGGTTTCCAAAAGGAATAAGCCCCAAACCAATGAGGGACTGTAGCGTGTTGTGTGTACCCGTGGTGCTCCCCAGCGCCGACACAGTGGGGGTAATAGAGTTTACCCGGGACCACCTCAAACCGCCCTTCTGTGAAGGCGACATTCAGCTGATCCATGCGGTGGTATCTTGGATGGCGGCCTGTATACACGAAAACGGTCTGAAGAGGATACTCGACACTCAACACGAGCTGAACGAGTTCTTACTGGAGATCACCAAGGACCTGTTCAAAGAGATCACCTGTGTTGACCGAGTGGCCAACACTATTCTCCACTTCACCAAAGATCTCCTGCACGCCGACCGTTGTTCGATGTATTTGGTTGAGGAGGAGCAGTCCAAGCTGTACGTCGCCTATGAGGACACGGGAACTGTGGATGCTAACGGGAAAGACGTGTATGACAAGAAAAGGGTGCACGATCTACACGCTGTGGATATTATTGCATGGGAAACCATCGAAAACAGAAAGGTGGGTGTTCtcttaattaagaaattatactgttgactggtcgtttttcatatcatatcttGCTTGAATatgtgttaaaacatgaaagttTAAGGCTGGAAATAAAACCGTTACAGTTaagttttaaattgataaattgtaaTGTTTAAATGTGAATGCATCACAAGTGTCGTAACACTGAATTGACAGCATCAATGACCTAATGATAAAAAGTTAGTACCAATATActcttaatatatttaaaaccagACTCTTACATTTGTTTCGTATTCTTGCTCCTTTCACAATCTCGAAATATTTCCCTTGatcatcttattttttttttcattttagaccGTCAACATTTACGATGCGTACGAAGATGAGAGATTTGATCAGGAATCTGACACGAAATTGGGGTATCACACCAAACAGATTCTCTGTATGCCTATTCGCAATAGGGAACAAGTCTATGGCGtcattaaaatcatcaattGTCTCCATCACGATCGCTTCACCCATGCAGACGAGGAATATTTCAGTCTGTTTTCCGATTACTGTGCTCTAGCTCTCCACTATAGTAAAATCTACAGTTTATTGTACCAACAACAAAACATCTACAGAGTGGCGGTCGATGTTTTGCAGTACCATATCGTCTGCAACGAAGATGAAGTGATGTCACTTCAAGAGACCCCTTACATCGAAGACGAGGCTATCCCCGAAAACTTCTTTTCTCCGGAATTTTATGCGTATTATCACGTTGAACGACTTCCTCaacttttcatctatatcaCAACAGATCTTTTTGGCGAGGACACTTTCGAAATGGAGAAGCTTTGTCGTTTTATTCTTACGGTAAGGAAAAACTACCGTTCCGTCACATATCACAACTGGGAACACGGCTTTCATGTCGCACATGCGCTCTGGTTGATGATCAAGGCAAATGACGACATCTTCACCAAATTTGAAAAGATGGCGTTGATAATTGGTGGCATCTGTCACGATCTGGACCACAGGGGCTACAACAACGACTTCTTCCGAAAGTTTGATCTCCCCCTGGCGGCCCTTTACTCAACCTCAGTAATGGAGCAGCATCATTACAAACAGACAATAACAATTCTGCATACTGATGGGCAGGATATATTCTCGTTTCTTAACGGTCCTCAGTATAAAGAAATGTTGGAGCTTCTTCGTGAACATATCATTTCCACAGATCTCGCGTTGTATTTCCAAAACCAGAAAGAGGCCTCAAAACGTCTGGAGGAAGGGACCTTCGATATGAATGACCATGCGTCGCGCTCCTGTTGTAAGGCACTCATGATGACTGCCGCCGACCTGTGTGCAGTGTCCAAACCGTGGATCACACAGGAAGAAACAGTCGATCGGTTATACAACGAATTCTACATGCAAGGAGACGAGGAAAAGAAAAGAGGCATTACTCCGATACCAATGATGGATCGAGAAAACAGCAAGGACCAGCCGAAGCAACAGGTTGGGTTCATAAACTTCATTTGCATTCCCCTTTATCAAACACTGTCACAGATTTTGGATGGTGTTCATCATTACCTTGTTGGTTGTGAGGAGAATATGGAGATGTGGAAACTTCTGGCGGAACAGAGAGCCTAAGTTTGTCTTTTGCAATAGGAGAACTGAAACCGtcctcatttttagcataatttattttactttgaagtatttatttctacatattttatatttattagctgtttatatttttttacataataaacgGTCAATGCTTTAAGAAACTGttctctttttaaaagaaaataaatgattgtgaaaatacattgtagatatacacatgtataagaAAATCGTTTTCatagaattgaaaattttattggtaaaaattaaaatttacttggTTTTTAGTAAAGATTATTAGTAAAGCAAATTCtagtaaatattgaattttgaagTAGTGAAAATAAATGAGTAAACCTAATTGTTTGTAGGCTTTATCTTCTATTTACTAATGAAATGACCGATATTCACGAGAACTCAATGCTGAatatattgtaattaaaattaaagaatcaAAGTGATTGGAGATTCGTTGATTGTCTCTAAAGAAAAGTTTGGTCTTGAATCGTCATAGCGCTTGTTTCCAGCGGATATCCCATCGTCATTAACAAAGCCCCGGTTCTCGCACCCATTCAAAAACTTCTCATGTCGTCCCAAGCTTGCGGTTCTTTGTGTGTACACAACTGACTTCTTCTTAGAATCGTGTTGGAGAGACCTTGTTTTCAATGCAGATTTCAGTGGAACATGATTTGGTTTCCGTGGTGTCGAAGGGGCAACAGATGTTTCTGAAGCTGATTCTTGGTCAGATGTAGTTTTCATGTTGCCAGTGTTTATTTCCTTCCTGTTTATTCCCTTAAAACTTGTATTCGTTGCAGGTGTGTTTCTTTGGTCCATATTCTTGTATCTTGACAAGTCGGGATATTTTTCTTGCCCAGCCATCCTTTCGAGTGTATTTCGTTTCGAGTCGTATATAAACGGCTTGTCAAGGCTAAGAGTGTGGTACGTTGGTTCTTTCGTAGGAAGGAACACATCATCTAAAGATTCGGAAAGGGTGTACGATTTCGCATTTTCTTGTGAGTCGCTTTCTCGGAGTTTGAAATTACTCATTACAATTTCGTTGTAGTAATTAGATTCATCGTTGCTACTTGAAGAATCTTCGTTGTCGTTCTCATCTGCTATACCAAATTTTCTCCTTGCCTTTAACAGTTCCATTGGGTGTATCCGAGGTAACTGCGGCATGTCTGTGCCGCATCTTTTCTGCGTTATTCGTCTCTTTTCCATCTTTCCATGAGGTTGATAATCCGAATCCGAACTTGAATCACTGTCGTCGGTTTTCATTTGATGACGCCCTCTAGCTGCATCGGATGAAGAATGCGCCAAATCAATGCGCGGGAGTGTTATCCCTCTGCCTTGCAAAAAATGGCGCTGTTCAGAATTGTTCCGGGGGAGTGACGAAAACGACGGAACAGCCTTTCGTTGTTCATTGCGATGTTGTTGCATGGAATAAAAACCGCCATTCTTAAAAGTCGGTTTGCCTTTAAGTAAATGAAGCTGGTTTCTGCGTAAGGTAAAGTTTTCTTCCGCGTCTTCTGTCGCTGAATGTTGGAATGGCATTGACATGCAACCGGCATGATGTCCGCTGACCTTTAGCCGTATGTAGAGGTCGTTGTTACAACACGGGAGTCCACATGTATGCCCGGGTGGATCATGTGCAAAAGGGACGAAATCCGAGTAGTAGATAGTTTTCTCGTAGTCCTTTTGGTCCCTTTGTTTTCGCTTTAGATTGCGAATCTGAAATTTATgaagatgaagatttttaaggtACAGTAGATGTAATAAACAAATAccggtatacatgtacctaaaacTTCATTATTTGAGGTACATGTGGCAACAGACTGCAGTGCGATTATGtacattataaatgtatataattatattttccagtGTCTATCTGTGATTACCATGCGAACCGAATTTTAACGTACATTGTATTTTCCGATACATTTTACTGATGACTATTTTAATATCTATTCGTACAACtgctgaatttttttataagttataagtaaatgaaaattccctaaatacatgtaacttaagcATTTCTGGTTTATGATACCCCATATTTACagttgcaaatatgtttccttatgtGAACCTATAGAAGAGTATAAGTATGACAAtttctgtgtgaacttttttaCTGATGTTACAATGATTAACGCACGCGCCTATCGCTCGACGGTGTTGTCATGTTGTGAATAATGAATTTACCGaaggcagtaaatacaaaatttacaacatgacaactgttgtcaagttttaaattttgtatttactgccacccggtaaattcaatatttacatcatGACATAATTGTAAACACAAAACACGGTTATTTTATTAAATCTGAACGATTTGCCTTACTCAgacataaatataagtaaaaaacaGCAATGTtcaaaagttcaccgggatttGAACTTcgttggatttgatcacgtgaccaacaaAGTTCACATACTGAACACGAGGTTAACAAACCATGCAGCAAACCTCTTTCTGTTTTTCAACGATTAACCACTTTATGAAAATCAACACTTTTCACCAGATATGagcaaaatatttgcatttacatgttattatagagattttattttgtaggaAATCTGCAAGTCTTTGAAATAATGTGAGAAAATTTAAGCATACTAGTATTATATAATACCATCTAaagagatgtacatgtatttttcatcatCCAAACAATCGTTAATGTCCTAATATTTGAGAATTTTAATGATACCTGTAGAGTTGGTCGAAAAGTTCATATAACTATGTTTTTCCCTGACTGATGTATTGTAAGatcatgcaaaaaataaataaataaataaccagATTTCAACAATTGACGTGTGCAAATTTAAACCATACTTATTCTTTGACATAGAgtatttacataaattttataatatgtgtaaaaaaaaaaacgttacggaaaattgtgttaaatcattttctttaagGACCTTTCATTGCCGATTTTTTGATGAACCAAGAAAGTAAATACTAATACCTTATAAAATcggaaatattttataataattttatgcCCAATTATCTCATACGTGTCTCTTAGACGATCTTATTGGTTCCTAAAAGTTGTAAAATTATACAAGTTAAGAGAAATCTATTTATCATGGTAGAATCCAGGCattatgtatattatatatgacAACGCACAGCTGAGTCATAATGGCAAAAAGTGTATGAAAAGCAgaggtttatgtaaaatattaattggTCAACGGTGAATCTAACTTGTAATCTTCTTTCATGACATATCAGTACTTTTCGTTTTGACCTCTGCGATAACTTTTTAACGAAGACtcatcatttaaataaatatgatagaGCAATGTAAACACAACAGGGTCGATTTTATCCAAAATCTATCgtactttcaaaattattttaaagcatACCGGTATTTTAGAGTTATCGATCATTGCTGAGGATTAGAGATTGTGTTAAGTGTGAGTGAAAATTGAACTATTTAGTCGTCAGCGCGTTGAGGACGTCAATTACGTCACCAAATATCAGCTATCTTCAACGTCAAGTGGAGTCCTCTATTTGTTTGATgatcacaaaaaatattttttaatatgtctATAAACAGTTCAAGAACGGCGTCTGAAACTATTAAAGTGGCTGCTTGAGactattgttttaaaagttcgGTGCCACGAAATTGATTCAatcaacaaccaaaaaaaaaaaaaatcgaggcCACTATGAAAATTAGTTCCCCGGCTATATCccaggaaatatttacatacactACGATTTCGTATTGTACAGACCAAttaattcaaatgacgtattgtTGGCAAGCAGAGTTtgcataattaaaagaaatgaaatcacCCAAATAATATATAATCGTACAATTACTAAAattcataagtacatgtattaaggaaccattctataaatattatgaggtgataatttcggtcggggcgtggtcaaatctatcatcgGGCTTTATTGGAGTTGACCACGTCCCCACCAAAATCATCACCTCAGAATACTAGTATTCTTGAGCATGGAATAGATTCGttctcaaaaaataaaattcacacaatttatatcaattgtccCGATATGAAAATAACGCAGAGTTGCCCGTTGTGATGGATCCAAATTCTTTAAAAGCAGATACAGAGCCAAGTACCGACCTTCTCAACAAACTTTTCGAACAACCTTCGGCCCACAAATGTTCTTTCTAATTTGTGCTACATGTTTCAGTCTCATACCAGAGAAACGGTTAAAggtttgtttcatttatttcattccTGCCATAACTGAAATCGTCTTTAAAACTTCCTATATCAAGAGTTTCTAATCGGCTACGCTCTACGTGCACGAAATTACATAAAagcggagcggatcagaaactcaGATGCAGGGCTTTAGAATGATGGAGTTCTGATATTTTACATAGTTACCTTGACTCATATCTTAAAGATCAAGGTCATGTTTTATTATTGAAGTCTTCACAATATTTTCCTATTGTTCCGTTACAGGTGATGTTTCTTGGAAAGGAGCTTAACATCAAATGTTAACGTCATTAAGACCTATTGATCTTACAATTCTCAGTCTTCATTGATTTCACCAATTCGATCAGTCAATGTGCACGATTCTTGTTATATCTCAGGGATTATGTTGAAGGTCATGGACGCTACTTAAAATAAAAccctttttctttgtttttgtccGAATAAATCCTTTATACTCCAGTATGACGTAAGCAAGCAAGCTAAGAATTTCATATTGTGACAatcataataattttgttatgattttttaaattatgagcttttatcattttaataattaaaataacgGCATATATTCCTTAATATAGGACTCTTTTTCTGCAATTTTTCGTCAAAAAAGGACGTCCATCAATCTTGTTTAATAAATGCAAATGGTGATCTAAACCAGAATCCTTTCtaataactttgaaatttccttttacagttttattttcatattttataccggtaataatatgcaatttttaaaaacagagactgttttaataaactttaataattataaatacaacTTTCTTGCACAACTTCTAAAATATAGTAATGACAAATGACTTCTAAAAAGGATGAACTTAAATGAAAGAAAGTTGAAAAGCTAAAAGTTTTTTGAAAAGGTTGAAAATACAAAAGATCATGCAATAAAAAAGAGCATCCTTCTTTACAACAGTTATCATTGGAATTCATATACTTGCTAAATAACATGGCAGTGTTGGAAACAGCTTTTACATTTTTCTTGGAGGAAGTTTTCTTTGGTTAAACATCAATGTATAAGACAGAGAAATTCCTCTACAGTGGAAGCCAGAGTCAGTTGTTGAAATACAAGATACACCTTTAACAAAGGATTAACAGGAAATGATAATTAATGAAGAGTTGAACTCTACACAGGTGGGCACTTTAGTCTTTGATTtcctctttctttctctccatCCATCTCTCACAATACCTGTATATACAaattcattcattcttttcTCCCTCTCTTCCTCAATACACATATATTCTTCTTGTGCTGCAGTCAACTTGCATTCTACATTTCATCATAAACCAAGTCAAAATAATCTTTTCtataaaacacaattaaaaaagaGCAAAGATTAAAACTTCCAATTTGTCAAGCAAGTCCAAAACTATAATTTTTGTCTCAAATTTCACTTTAGAACTGTGCAATATTGTCTCTAGTACATGGCAAGTCTATTGCAGTTTTGAGtatttaaagatatacataatatagaaaaataagtctttcaattgaaatttcatgggAAATCTCTCACTTTTTCCCAAAACACACATTAACCCCCTGCACTCACTGTTGAGCTTTCACTCATTCTAGTTGCCATGGCAATATATGCAGTATGAAATGATGACAATGACCATGTTATACTGTGCCTCCATGTTTTAGAAATGTTTCAATGAAGTACTGTAGTTATGTGATACATGTCTCGTGTGTAGCACCAATACACATCCTTGTCTTTTTTTCTCACTTTTGTTTGAACAAAAGTCTGtgtcataaaaatacacattgaaAAAGCAAACATATCATATGATAGTAATAGTGAATACACTTTGTTCCTTTTTAAAGCGAGATCATACAGCATATAGCAGTATATGTACTTTGATTGCACTGGGTTATCATGTTTTGGTCTGTATACACATGCAGGATACATCCACAGTGAAAAAGAGggaaaaaagcaccatctttgAATAGTTGGAAGGTCAGCCATAGTTATTTCCCACAAGGCCTCAGTATAGACAACACCATAATGATGGGTCAAAATGGTGATGGTCTACATCCCAAGAATATGGAAGCACATGAGGTTCACAACATTCAGTAAGGTCACATTCATAAAGGCCACCAATTCAAGAGTTGCCATGTCATCTGACTAGAATTAGTTCAAGGTCAAATTCCCAAGGAATTGTTCTATCTGACCTTGACCATTTCAACCTGCAGATCAGTTCTGTCTTAAAATCACATGACATCTCCTCCTGTTCTGATTGGTTGATCTTTTGGATGAAGTAGGAAGTGTAAGACGGGAGAACACATCATACAACAACTTCGTAAATGACCTTTTTGGGTTTCTGTTGCTGTCCCTCGGGGGTGGAGTAGCCACTTTCCTGACCCCCCTTAGACAGGTCTTTTCTGTCTTGTGCCTCCAGAAAATGATGTGGGTCTTTCCTTGGTGTTGAGGGAGAACCTACAACAGACAAAGAACTGAGGTTACATTTATGCTCTATTTCTTCACCTTTTTAGGAGAATAAACACTTTATTTCAATACACATACAAAGCTGCTTTTTGAGTCATTGCCTTCAACATGAGAATCTGATATCTATGAAATATGACAATCCtttttggaatgtaaatatcaGTGACAGTGTATATTTCGTTACCGATAAGAAAAAATACTGTGTGATAAATATTGGAAGGATAACAACCTTTTCGCATTAACCTTCAAAAGAACTTGGCTTTACTTTCAGTCATgcaacattcttttttttattttgcctGACAACTATGAATCTTTTCACATAGAAACTTGGTAGGAAGTTCATTTTTCATTGCTTATTAGTTGGAAAGAGATTGGAATGAAGTTGGCAGTGGAATTTACAGCTTATCATGTAAAAGATAACACCAGCTTGATTTATTCCTGATTAATCccttgaagatttttttttttgggttctaatttcaaaattctatgaaaaatgTGTTGACTGGAGAAACCATTACATAAATTGAACACTTtatcttttttgaaaaacacTTACCATTGTGAACTCCATAATAGGCCTCATTCTTTAAATCTAGAAAATGAAAAGGCGAAAGGTTTATATGTTGAAATTG
The nucleotide sequence above comes from Magallana gigas chromosome 2, xbMagGiga1.1, whole genome shotgun sequence. Encoded proteins:
- the LOC105328273 gene encoding cAMP and cAMP-inhibited cGMP 3',5'-cyclic phosphodiesterase 10A, with product MASNLEQMSFLKRPPFPGRMVKPRLKSRVIPSMTELQVKNYLIQNPKVFEQFVLESVPESKLEDLLKVKRERPRKPSIGEHPIALQSLYLRNSVIEIAEVLTNSYDDEEQQRRMEETAHVLGRAVDANDMAFYVPTHNETMLSLYQHGELVPCGPVGKNLTVAAYAVSERKTILVKDLEMDSRFPKGISPKPMRDCSVLCVPVVLPSADTVGVIEFTRDHLKPPFCEGDIQLIHAVVSWMAACIHENGLKRILDTQHELNEFLLEITKDLFKEITCVDRVANTILHFTKDLLHADRCSMYLVEEEQSKLYVAYEDTGTVDANGKDVYDKKRVHDLHAVDIIAWETIENRKTVNIYDAYEDERFDQESDTKLGYHTKQILCMPIRNREQVYGVIKIINCLHHDRFTHADEEYFSLFSDYCALALHYSKIYSLLYQQQNIYRVAVDVLQYHIVCNEDEVMSLQETPYIEDEAIPENFFSPEFYAYYHVERLPQLFIYITTDLFGEDTFEMEKLCRFILTVRKNYRSVTYHNWEHGFHVAHALWLMIKANDDIFTKFEKMALIIGGICHDLDHRGYNNDFFRKFDLPLAALYSTSVMEQHHYKQTITILHTDGQDIFSFLNGPQYKEMLELLREHIISTDLALYFQNQKEASKRLEEGTFDMNDHASRSCCKALMMTAADLCAVSKPWITQEETVDRLYNEFYMQGDEEKKRGITPIPMMDRENSKDQPKQQVGFINFICIPLYQTLSQILDGVHHYLVGCEENMEMWKLLAEQRA